The Hemicordylus capensis ecotype Gifberg chromosome 5, rHemCap1.1.pri, whole genome shotgun sequence nucleotide sequence CTGATGTTACTTTCACACTTCTTGTTCAAGACAGTGTTTTCATCCACGAAAAGGAAGAGGGCCCAAAGAAGAAGACTATGGACGATgtgtaagttttttttaaaaaaattattttatttattgcatttctagaccgccccatccaatggctctgggcagtgcacaacaaatttaaaaaatacagaaacaccaatttaaaaacacattgcttaaaacaataataaaaatactttttaaacaattcagagacatttaaaaccaattaaaatatttaaaaacaatttaaaaaccttggaaagccaggccaaacagttaagtttttagggttctcttaaagAGAGGAACGTTTATTGACTAAAATGCAACTGACCAATATGTTTTGCCAATATGTCCTATTTCAAAAAAACGTTTAATACTTTCTAGAGGCAATatcataagccacctaatggcgcagcggggaagtaacttgcctagggagaaagaggtcgctggttcgaatccctgcttgtatgtttccctgactatgggaacacctatatcgggcagcagtgatataggaagatgctgaaaggcatcatctcatactgcacaggagatggcaatggtaaacccctcctgtattctgccaaagaaaaccacattgctctgtggttgccaggagtcgacactgactcgatggcacaactttacctttagaggcaATATCAGCCACAAAAAGGTCCAAGTATTCCTCAAAGACTTCTAAATGGAAAATGCGCAAGCATTTGTTCAGGTAATAGTTGTGGATATGAGGCTAAGCTTTTCCTCATCATTTATAGACTTTGTGAACCATGAGctttaaggttgcaatcctaagcatacttcTTTAGAATTGATACTTATTTTTGAGAAAACATggataggattgggctgtaatGTAAGATAGGTTTTAGCTTACCTTATAAtcttaaaaaacaccaccaccaaagtCATTTAATAGCATATGTTTTGGGCTTTCAGTATCTGTTCTGGAGGAATGTGTACAAGGGAAATTTCTGTCACCTTTGCTGGGATAATAATCCACCACCCAGCTAACTCTCTAGCAACGCAAGAGCGACTGTATCTCATTTGCACCATGGCAGAGTATCTCCACTTGGATCCTTCCCTGTTGACACTTACTCCACTTGAAGACTCATTTAATAAATACTTGTGGAATCTAACTGTACTAGCTGAAGATATTAGATACATCAGCACAGTGAAAAGTCATTTTGTAGGACTCTACTGGCCTGTTGGGTTTGGGGTGTTTGCTATGCTCTATGAATTAGTACAAGTACTACAACACAATGTTGAGTCAAACAATCTCTCACAACTACTGGGATATAAAATTGCTGGATGGAGAATACTAAAAAAAGAAGACATTGCAACAAAACATACAGGGAAACGGCACAGGAGGCAATTAATGGCCACCCCAAGGCCTGCACTGAGACCAGTCAAAACAGCAGACTTCACAATTTTGTCAGGCACTCTGCTGCATACAAAATCTGTTGCAAGACCTAGTGAGAGTTCGGTATTTTTGTATGAAGTCACCAGGACAATTGTccccacaaacactgataacttTTTACATTCTGTAAGCCAAAAGGATTTAGGGACTTCAGATAAGCAAACATTCATGGATGTTCAAACGAAAACACCAACATCTTCCATTTTTCAGGAtctatcttctgcttttcttgaacTTTCACCTTCTCTGATGACAGCATCAACAGAACTTGAGAATGTGGCTTCCAGAACACCGCCAATATCTGAGCAACTACCATCTCAAGTGCCACAGAAAGATATGTACTCTGCACCTAAGAAATCTGAGCcaaagcatcatttcatattCTCTCATTTAAACCTTTCTTTGCCAACCAGCAAAACCCAGTTCTCAGGACCCATTCACCTTATAATGGACACTTATGTTCTAACTCCTTCTAAAAGAATTCCTTTAACACACTTATCAAAAGAAACAGTAATAAGTCCAGTTTATCGTCCACTGATAACAGCATCTGGATTACTATCTGGAGAGAGAATTTCTACAGCAAAGCTTCCTGTACCTCTAATATCGGCACTGATGAATCAGACAGCATCAACTGGGTCTGAATTTTCTAGAGTTGTCATGTCTTTGCTTTTGTCAGATAGCAGCTTTCAGAATCAAGACCTATTTAGCAAATACAAGTATGACTCAGAGTTATATTTGTCATTTGCACAGATTGACCAATCTCCGTTTACAGAAGAATGTTCTTCACCACTAACTACAACCCACACTGAAGTAAGCAGCTGGAATATTAACACCAATGTGCTTGGTATTACATCCACATCTGATTCTTCAGCTATAAGCAGTGTTTCAATTCACAAGCTTGGATTGCCTCCTGATGCAAGGGTAACAGTTCAGTTGTATTACAGTGACAATACTCCAGGCTTGGCAATGTACAGCACTCAGGAATTCAGCATGTCCCTGTCTGCCCAGTTCCTAGAATTTGAAATACTATCTAGAACAAGCAGTATCCCTGCAAAGTTTCCTTTACTGCCATTATCAATGTCAGTGGAATTGACAGTGTCAGGTGGACTTAGTAATACATTATCAGTGGAAGAATTATTGTCTGAAAGGAAACAGGTTAGCCCAGAGATATTCATGAACTATGAACATATATCAGAATCTTTTAAGCCTGTTCCACAGACATATGGGCATTTATTTACAAAAGATGAAATCTCAGCTTTTACTGCTGCCCGCATGGACACTCCCTTGTGGAATAAACAATCACAGTTAATTTTCGTCACAACAtccagtgcaattgttttaagCAGCAGGTTCCTTGGTGAAGACAGCCTGTCTCATGAAATGAGTTTTTCTTTGGAGTGGTATTCTTCTAATGCTGTACTGCTTTCCTGGCTTGAATGTGCTGGCATCCCCAAGTCATGTTTATCTACAAAGGATGTTGACTTTTATGACAGCAGTGCTGTTAAAACTCCTGTGGTGCATCCTGATTCTATACACCTGGACATGAGTGATTTAAGCTTGAACAGCTCATTTGGAACCAAAGCCCCCTTTCAAATCAGCAGAGAGTTTACTTCAGAACTGATGGCAACATCAGCTATTACCTCCCATAAAGAAATATCAGTACAGACCAGATTCTATCACACTTCTACCTACCAAGGAGTACAAGGTAAGCTGTGAATTAATTACTATGTTAACTTTGACCCAATATGAGCAACTAAGATTTCATTTTATGGGACAACTACAACTGTGTCCTCATCCATTTGTATCACAGTGAGCATGATTAGCTAGAAGAGAGACAACCATCATTACATGTTCTCCACAAAGAACATTTTAACCCCTGTTGGGAAACACCAGTAAAGGTTCTCATAATAACAGCTGGATCAAGAgttcatctaatccagcatcctgttttcaaaAGTGGTTAGCCGGATGCCTCTAGGAATCCTATAAGCCAAATTCAACAGCAATAGCCATCCTCCACTGCTTGTCCCTAGAATTTGTTATTCAAAAGTATAccacctttgaacatggaggttccattttgctATCATGGCTAGTAGCATTGCCATACCTATTTATCAGACCATTAAATTATCTAGTCCCATGCCATGTAAGCcagtggcaattaacagatttcaTGTTGGCAAATTTTCATACTGTTCTGGAGTAATAATTCTGCTCCTTGTAGAAACTGACACTGTATCTTTTAATCTGGAGATAATATTGTCGTTTACCACTGAACAAATTTTTATCCATACAAGAATTTTTTAAGGATAGCCCAGACtgttgagaagaagaaaaaggtgcaTTTTGGTGTGGCTGCTTTTTTATATTTGCTCAAATATATAAGCACATTGAGACATACATAGTATGAGTTATTACAATGGGGATAGGAGGAGAAATGGTTAATATCAGtagatatctatatatataatctatatatataattctcctgggtgtgccttggaatgtgcgtcccagtacccagctgattggctgggcagcggacgcacctgattggctgaggcacacccaggaggattggttgccgtgccggcagcgggcctggccgcggatgCCAGAgatggcggtgggcccggcccagACGCAGAGGCAGAGtctaggaggggggaaagaaagtggggggggggcagaagtggtgggggagaggagaggcggctgggcccagaagtggagactgggagagaaggtgggggggaagaggtaaccgctggccccaaagagcgcacagatgctctatgcggggtcggctagtaataaGAAAAGCTATTTGGTGTTTGTGTAGTTTGTCCCAGATCCAATTTGAATTTTTTGCTTCCTTAGACTCTGAACCTTTTCCTTCAACCTGATTTACTACAATGAaagtgtaaaaaaacaacaaagaaacaGAGGAGGCCCCCTTTGCTCAATCTGATCTATGTTCTCAGGCTGCCATTGGTAGAcaacccttttttaaaatgttcagaatTACTGATTCCAGAATACAACTATGAATTGCCTTCTCCAGCATCTGGAATGTTCAGCTGGGCCTGGAATGGTGAAATTGGTACAACAAACAGCATACGGGATGCAATATGAGTTTCAAagcggagaggagaggagatctggtcttgtggtagcaagcatgacttgtccccttagctaagcagggtgtgccctgggagactaggaggcgggtctcacaatcggtgagacctgcCATAATGGGGTtcgcagggagagtgggcttagtctgctctccccacagacgatcccttctgcagccctgggcggccggatcggccgtccacatgactgctggctccatcacggagctggtaggggctgcggggattggggccgcatggcccctggaagttccagcatgctctgggcAAGTGCGCagaacatgctggagagacccccgagcctgctttttagcctcctggttgggggtctccttgtgagttgttGCGGCGGAGCCGCGCTGAAGCAACACACGATccaaaagcccgggttagcggagcactcacttcactaacctgggcttagggaggGGTAGTTAAGTGGGTGACACATTTAGGAGAAACCTCACGGTTCTCCTCACGTTCTCACAGtctggcaaaatcgggctaggctcccttagcccaattttgtcagactgtgagaatagcctctagaagtgtgagcatggtaagatatttccctcaggggatggagctgccactctgggaagagcaggtggtttcaagttccttccctggcttctccaagataggactgagagaaattcctgcctgcaaccttggagaagccgctgccagtctgaagacaatactgagctagatataccaacggtctcactcagtatatggccgcttcctatgttccagtgataAAAGGACTCAAAACAAAAGGAAAGATAGAAGATTGTGTGTAAAACCTCTCCCTCACAAGATCACTAGAAGTGCTATATCTATGTTTTAGGAGCTTGTGTGCCATGTGCGCTTATGTTCAGAATTTTACTCAAGCCTCCTCCCTCTTATGCCCGGTACCTGCACTCAGATGGATTGGCACAGCAGTGACATCTTGGGATCTTAGGTAGGAACTCTGATAACTCTCCCATTAATGTCTGGGGCAGGGTAAGAATTGAGCCCAGAAGAGCAAGCATACCTTTTGCACATTACTCACTTCCTTCTCAGCAGCAGAATTCTAACTCAGTCTCTTCCTCTCCCTGTTATCTCCTAAGTGCCAGGGATTTATGAATAGGGAAGCTGAGTTAGAATTGCACCTGGGTTGACCCACACTGACAGGGGAAATGTTCAGCTGTGGACAGAATTTGTCTGAGACAGGCTGTGGTGGAGCCCCCTACTGAACGCTCCATTACTAATACTTGTGAGAATCCCATTGCCTGGATGAATTGGAAAGTTACATCAAAATTCTGTACAGTAAATAAATATTGTCCTACATTTTACAAGTTATTTTTGTCATACAGTGCCTGACAGTCAAAACGTAGTTTTCTgtttatttctctctcctccattgcTTCATTTCTACATAGGTCAGATAAATACTTCCCCAAGAATTGTTAATGCCGTTAAGTGGATAACAGCAACAATTGGACACAAGTTCTCCTTTTCAATACCTCCAGACACATTTTATGACCAAGAGGATGGAAATACAACACAGCTGACACTTGGAATAAATCCAGCTGATGGTTCTCCATCCGGTCAGGAAAGCTGGTTACAGTTTAATTTGCATTATCAAACCATGCACGGCTACCCGCTTGATAGTGATTTGCAGTATTCACCTCAGGATTTTTTTCTCTTTGCCACTGATTCAGGAGGACTAAAGACTTCAGATACCCTCACAATAGAACTACTCAGGCCAAGTATTATTCCATGTCACATTTATACCGTAAGAACAAAAAATAGTTATCACTCATTCCTGAGAAACAGGCAACGAGTTAGCTTGTTTTTTGAGAAGCTATCCAAATATTTGAGTATGGCCAGTCCTGGAAACCTGACACTGCTTCGCCTCAGGCCTGGCTCGACTGTGGTCACATGGTACaacagtcatttttgcacaaggACCAACAGATGCGCAAGAGATGAAATCCAGAGAACACTGATCAAATTAGGAGTGCCTGGTGGAAATGTTAATCCAGATTTTGTCGAAGCAATGTTGCCCGACTACAAAATAGACCAAATTGAGGATTTTGCATATGGTGGAATCTGTTCATCTTTTGCAAAGCCATTAAATGAATCTCTGACTACAAACAGGACGTTAGCTACATTTCAGGACAGCCATCCTTGGCTAAGAAACATCATACCTGCCTTGCTAATCAGCTTAGGTACTGCATTTATGGTGATTCTGATCATTATTTTTCACTACTGTAAATACCTCAAGAAAGTATCTGGATCACAATCTATATGTTTTAATGAGAGACCCTGCTTTAGCTATGTTGACTTGGAAATGAGTATGTTGAAATCTCGCAAGCCACCTATCTTTGAACAAGAGGTTCCTCGGGCAGTTCAGTCATGGTTATCTGTGCCAAGACCTTCCCAACAACACCTTTTCAGACCAAACAGAAGACTTGTTGCCTCAAGGCTACCCCCACCACCAAAATATCGACTTCCACCATCTTATGAAATAGAACTGAGTCAGACTTGTCATGACCACAGGAATTCTTATCAAAGCTAGATTTTACAAAAAACAGAAATGAAGAAAAGGTAAAATTGCTCCTAACatagttatttttttaaattcaaataaACTGACTTTTTTGAAATTTCCATTAAGCATGAATGTGGATATGCTGGTAATTATTTAACGACAACATAACACTATAGCTAACATAGTGCTAAGCCAAACAGATTTATGTACAAAATCATACTACATGAGGCAATGTATTTaccataaacacacacacttgccatGCACCGAGAGCTTAGAAAATCTCTGGCTATAATACGGGTAAGGACATCAAGtaataaaacaatacatttcAATTTATATCTGTTTTGTCTCCCGTA carries:
- the LOC128326412 gene encoding dystroglycan 1-like isoform X2 — translated: MDAPASHIATCAILPLQRQILTALFLVFILVPLATIRPAAVAKESHKTCKEIQILQGVQDARTRAGKIFSYPISPFAFQGNITHYKVTLASGSALPKWLEYNPNTSTLQGLPMLQESGEYHLTVVAYGEACGLNIPTADVTFTLLVQDSVFIHEKEEGPKKKTMDDVICSGGMCTREISVTFAGIIIHHPANSLATQERLYLICTMAEYLHLDPSLLTLTPLEDSFNKYLWNLTVLAEDIRYISTVKSHFVGLYWPVGFGVFAMLYELVQVLQHNVESNNLSQLLGYKIAGWRILKKEDIATKHTGKRHRRQLMATPRPALRPVKTADFTILSGTLLHTKSVARPSESSVFLYEVTRTIVPTNTDNFLHSVSQKDLGTSDKQTFMDVQTKTPTSSIFQDLSSAFLELSPSLMTASTELENVASRTPPISEQLPSQVPQKDMYSAPKKSEPKHHFIFSHLNLSLPTSKTQFSGPIHLIMDTYVLTPSKRIPLTHLSKETVISPVYRPLITASGLLSGERISTAKLPVPLISALMNQTASTGSEFSRVVMSLLLSDSSFQNQDLFSKYKYDSELYLSFAQIDQSPFTEECSSPLTTTHTEVSSWNINTNVLGITSTSDSSAISSVSIHKLGLPPDARVTVQLYYSDNTPGLAMYSTQEFSMSLSAQFLEFEILSRTSSIPAKFPLLPLSMSVELTVSGGLSNTLSVEELLSERKQVSPEIFMNYEHISESFKPVPQTYGHLFTKDEISAFTAARMDTPLWNKQSQLIFVTTSSAIVLSSRFLGEDSLSHEMSFSLEWYSSNAVLLSWLECAGIPKSCLSTKDVDFYDSSAVKTPVVHPDSIHLDMSDLSLNSSFGTKAPFQISREFTSELMATSAITSHKEISVQTRFYHTSTYQGVQGQINTSPRIVNAVKWITATIGHKFSFSIPPDTFYDQEDGNTTQLTLGINPADGSPSGQESWLQFNLHYQTMHGYPLDSDLQYSPQDFFLFATDSGGLKTSDTLTIELLRPSIIPCHIYTVRTKNSYHSFLRNRQRVSLFFEKLSKYLSMASPGNLTLLRLRPGSTVVTWYNSHFCTRTNRCARDEIQRTLIKLGVPGGNVNPDFVEAMLPDYKIDQIEDFAYGGICSSFAKPLNESLTTNRTLATFQDSHPWLRNIIPALLISLGTAFMVILIIIFHYCKYLKKVSGSQSICFNERPCFSYVDLEMSMLKSRKPPIFEQEVPRAVQSWLSVPRPSQQHLFRPNRRLVASRLPPPPKYRLPPSYEIELSQTCHDHRNSYQS
- the LOC128326412 gene encoding dystroglycan 1-like isoform X1, coding for MMFGSCTPHEGSDSLRMDAPASHIATCAILPLQRQILTALFLVFILVPLATIRPAAVAKESHKTCKEIQILQGVQDARTRAGKIFSYPISPFAFQGNITHYKVTLASGSALPKWLEYNPNTSTLQGLPMLQESGEYHLTVVAYGEACGLNIPTADVTFTLLVQDSVFIHEKEEGPKKKTMDDVICSGGMCTREISVTFAGIIIHHPANSLATQERLYLICTMAEYLHLDPSLLTLTPLEDSFNKYLWNLTVLAEDIRYISTVKSHFVGLYWPVGFGVFAMLYELVQVLQHNVESNNLSQLLGYKIAGWRILKKEDIATKHTGKRHRRQLMATPRPALRPVKTADFTILSGTLLHTKSVARPSESSVFLYEVTRTIVPTNTDNFLHSVSQKDLGTSDKQTFMDVQTKTPTSSIFQDLSSAFLELSPSLMTASTELENVASRTPPISEQLPSQVPQKDMYSAPKKSEPKHHFIFSHLNLSLPTSKTQFSGPIHLIMDTYVLTPSKRIPLTHLSKETVISPVYRPLITASGLLSGERISTAKLPVPLISALMNQTASTGSEFSRVVMSLLLSDSSFQNQDLFSKYKYDSELYLSFAQIDQSPFTEECSSPLTTTHTEVSSWNINTNVLGITSTSDSSAISSVSIHKLGLPPDARVTVQLYYSDNTPGLAMYSTQEFSMSLSAQFLEFEILSRTSSIPAKFPLLPLSMSVELTVSGGLSNTLSVEELLSERKQVSPEIFMNYEHISESFKPVPQTYGHLFTKDEISAFTAARMDTPLWNKQSQLIFVTTSSAIVLSSRFLGEDSLSHEMSFSLEWYSSNAVLLSWLECAGIPKSCLSTKDVDFYDSSAVKTPVVHPDSIHLDMSDLSLNSSFGTKAPFQISREFTSELMATSAITSHKEISVQTRFYHTSTYQGVQGQINTSPRIVNAVKWITATIGHKFSFSIPPDTFYDQEDGNTTQLTLGINPADGSPSGQESWLQFNLHYQTMHGYPLDSDLQYSPQDFFLFATDSGGLKTSDTLTIELLRPSIIPCHIYTVRTKNSYHSFLRNRQRVSLFFEKLSKYLSMASPGNLTLLRLRPGSTVVTWYNSHFCTRTNRCARDEIQRTLIKLGVPGGNVNPDFVEAMLPDYKIDQIEDFAYGGICSSFAKPLNESLTTNRTLATFQDSHPWLRNIIPALLISLGTAFMVILIIIFHYCKYLKKVSGSQSICFNERPCFSYVDLEMSMLKSRKPPIFEQEVPRAVQSWLSVPRPSQQHLFRPNRRLVASRLPPPPKYRLPPSYEIELSQTCHDHRNSYQS